From Cotesia glomerata isolate CgM1 linkage group LG2, MPM_Cglom_v2.3, whole genome shotgun sequence, a single genomic window includes:
- the LOC123259930 gene encoding putative RNA-binding protein Luc7-like 1 isoform X2: MDLGECPQIHDLALRADYEAAQKKKDHFYDIDAMEHLQNFIADCDRRTEQAKQRLAETQEELSAEVAAKANSVHVLAEEIGKKLAKAEQLGEEGFVEESMKLMGEIDELRKRKNEAEQEYRNSMPASSYQQQKLRVCEVCSAYLGIHDNDRRLADHFGGKLHLGFIKIREKLAELEKTVEERRREKRESMMDRDRHRDDRDRDHRDLRNDRGRGGLGYRDRERDRDRDRDRRDRDRRRSRSRSRSRGKRSRRSRSDSRGRRSRSRRSGSNDRKR, encoded by the exons ATGGACCTGGGAGAATGCCCCCAGATTCACGACTTAGCCCTGCGAGCTGACTATGAGGCTGCGCAGAAAAAGAAAGACCACTTTTATGATATTGat gcaATGGAACatctgcaaaattttattgctgaTTGTGACCGTCGAACCGAGCAAGCTAAACAACGTCTTGCTGAAACTCAAGAAGAGTTGAGCGCCGAAGTTGCCGCGAAAGCCAACAGCGTTCATGTATTGGCCGAAGAAATCGGAAAAAAATTGGCGAAAGCTGAGCAGCTGGGTGAAGAGGGTTTCGTCGAGGAATCCATGAAGCTGATGGGTGAGATTGATGAATTACGTAAGCGTAAAAATGAAGCTGAACAAGAGTATAGAAATAGCATGCCAGCATCGAGTTATCAGCAACAAAAGTTGCGTGTTTGCGAGGTGTGCAGCGCTTACTTAGGAATACACGACAACGATCGACGACTCGCTGACCACTTTGGTGGTAAACTTCATTTGGGATTCATCAAGATCCGTGAAAAGTTAGCGGAACTTGAGAAAACAGTTGAGGAAAGACGCAGAGAGAAACGCGAGTCGATGATGGACCGTGACCGACATCGCGATGACCGTGATCGCGATCATCGTGATTTGAGGAACGATCGTGGGCGTGGTGGACTTGGATATCGGGATCGCGAACGTGATCGTGACCGCGATCGTGATCGCCGTGACCGTGATCGCAGACGCTCGCGGTCACGCAGTCGCAGCCGTGgtaaaag gtcTCGACGATCCCGCAGCGACAGTCGGGGTCGTAGATCCCGTTCACGACGAAGTGGATCCAACGATCGTAAACGATAA
- the LOC123259930 gene encoding putative RNA-binding protein Luc7-like 1 isoform X1 — protein sequence MTAHDQMRAMLDQLMGTGRNGENNKFQVKYSDPKVCKSFLLACCPHEILSSTRMDLGECPQIHDLALRADYEAAQKKKDHFYDIDAMEHLQNFIADCDRRTEQAKQRLAETQEELSAEVAAKANSVHVLAEEIGKKLAKAEQLGEEGFVEESMKLMGEIDELRKRKNEAEQEYRNSMPASSYQQQKLRVCEVCSAYLGIHDNDRRLADHFGGKLHLGFIKIREKLAELEKTVEERRREKRESMMDRDRHRDDRDRDHRDLRNDRGRGGLGYRDRERDRDRDRDRRDRDRRRSRSRSRSRGKRSRRSRSDSRGRRSRSRRSGSNDRKR from the exons ATGACGGCCCACGACCAGATGCGAGCTATGCTCGACCAATTGATGGGTACAGGACGTAATG gtgaaaataataaatttcaagtaaaataCTCCGATCCAAAAGTCTGCAAGAGTTTTCTTCTGGCATGCTGTCCTCATGAAATTCTATCATCCACT CGCATGGACCTGGGAGAATGCCCCCAGATTCACGACTTAGCCCTGCGAGCTGACTATGAGGCTGCGCAGAAAAAGAAAGACCACTTTTATGATATTGat gcaATGGAACatctgcaaaattttattgctgaTTGTGACCGTCGAACCGAGCAAGCTAAACAACGTCTTGCTGAAACTCAAGAAGAGTTGAGCGCCGAAGTTGCCGCGAAAGCCAACAGCGTTCATGTATTGGCCGAAGAAATCGGAAAAAAATTGGCGAAAGCTGAGCAGCTGGGTGAAGAGGGTTTCGTCGAGGAATCCATGAAGCTGATGGGTGAGATTGATGAATTACGTAAGCGTAAAAATGAAGCTGAACAAGAGTATAGAAATAGCATGCCAGCATCGAGTTATCAGCAACAAAAGTTGCGTGTTTGCGAGGTGTGCAGCGCTTACTTAGGAATACACGACAACGATCGACGACTCGCTGACCACTTTGGTGGTAAACTTCATTTGGGATTCATCAAGATCCGTGAAAAGTTAGCGGAACTTGAGAAAACAGTTGAGGAAAGACGCAGAGAGAAACGCGAGTCGATGATGGACCGTGACCGACATCGCGATGACCGTGATCGCGATCATCGTGATTTGAGGAACGATCGTGGGCGTGGTGGACTTGGATATCGGGATCGCGAACGTGATCGTGACCGCGATCGTGATCGCCGTGACCGTGATCGCAGACGCTCGCGGTCACGCAGTCGCAGCCGTGgtaaaag gtcTCGACGATCCCGCAGCGACAGTCGGGGTCGTAGATCCCGTTCACGACGAAGTGGATCCAACGATCGTAAACGATAA
- the LOC123259929 gene encoding adenosine 3'-phospho 5'-phosphosulfate transporter 2 — protein sequence MGMDYNKLYPDDDREGAVKLLCFDMTKASEKTRFVWCSIGVFFFYIIYGYLQELIFSLEGFREYGWYLTLIQFAYYTVFGILESKLRGVTRRIPLSTYIILAFLTLGTMGFSNSSLGYLNYPTQVIFKSCKLIPVLIGGILIQGKQYGLLDFVAAGFLCAGLVLFTLADSMISPRFSIIGVMMISSALLCDAIIGNVQEKAMRQYKATNTEIVLYSYSIGFLYLFIILFTTGQLTKGVTFCADYPIETYGYAFLFSISGYLGIQMVLTLVQTSGAFVAATVTTCRKAVTITLSFIFFYKPFTMQYLWSGLLVLLGIYLNIRSKQRGGNKVSLKTIWSYIQHCWSKHNQIQRQLMMNV from the exons atggGGATGGATTACAATAAATTGTATCCTGATGATGACAGGGAAGGTGCCGTAAAATTGCTTTGCTTTGACATGACAAAGGCTAGTGAGAAAACAAGATTTGTATGGTGTTCAATAGGtgtcttctttttttatattatttatggaTATCTTcag gaattaatatttagtttAGAAGGATTCCGGGAGTATGGCTGGTATCTGACATTAATACAATTCGCTTATTATACAGTATTTGGAATTTTAGAATCTAAATTACGAGGAGTAACACGTCGGATTCCATTGTCGACTTACATAATTCTAGCTTTCTTAACATTAGGTACAATGGGATTTTCAAATTCATCTCTTGGCTATTTGAACTATCCAactcaa GTCATATTCAAAAGCTGTAAATTAATTCCAGTGCTGATAGGAGGCATATTAATTCAAGGAAAACAATACGGACTTTTAGATTTTGTAGCCGCAGGATTTCTGTGTGCTGGTCTAGTATTATTTACTCTGGCAGACAGTATGATATCCCCGCGATTCAGTATTATCGGCGTGATGATGATAAGTTCAGCTCTTCTGTGTGATGCGATAATAGGAAACGTTCAAGAAAAAGCAATGCGACAATACAAAGCCACAAATACTGAAATTGTTCTCTATTCATACAGTATTgggtttttatatttatttataatattatttacaactGGACAACTTACAAAAGGCGTTACATTTTGTGccgat tatcCAATTGAGACTTATGGGTACGCTTTTCTGTTCTCAATCTCCGGATATCTTGGTATCCAAATGGTCTTGACACTGGTCCAAACTAGCGGCGCATTCGTAGCAGCGACTGTTACAACCTGCCGTAAAGCAGTTACCATAACATTGAGCTTTATTTTCTTCTACAAACCATTTACAATGCAATATTTGTGGTCTGGTTTGTTAGTTTTACTGGGCATATATCTAAATATTAGGAGCAAACAGCGCGGCGGCAATAAAGTATCACTCAAGACAATCTGGTCTTATATACAACATTGCTGGTCTAAGCACAATCAAATTCAACGACAATTAATGATGAACGTATGA